One window from the genome of Vibrio vulnificus NBRC 15645 = ATCC 27562 encodes:
- the fabV gene encoding enoyl-ACP reductase FabV, whose translation MIIKPKIRGFICTTTHPVGCEANVKEQIAYTKAQGPIKNAPKRVLVVGASSGYGLSSRIAAAFGGGAATIGVFFEKEGSEKKPGTAGFYNAAAFEKLAREEGLYAKSLNGDAFSNEAKQKTIDLIKEDLGQVDMVVYSLASPVRKLPETGELIRSALKPIGQTYTSTAVDTNKDIIIEASVEPATEQEIQDTVTVMGGEDWELWINALAEAGVLAEGCKTVAYSYIGTELTWPIYWDGALGKAKMDLDRAASALNEKLSATGGSANVAVLKSVVTQASSAIPVMPLYIAMVFKKMREEGVHEGCMEQIYRMFSQRLYKEDGSAAEVDEKNRLRLDDWELRDDIQEHCRNLWPQITTENLKELTDYVEYKEEFLKLFGFGIDGVDYEADVNPDVATDFIAI comes from the coding sequence ATGATCATCAAACCTAAAATTCGTGGATTTATCTGTACTACAACGCACCCAGTGGGTTGTGAAGCTAATGTAAAAGAACAAATTGCTTACACCAAAGCACAAGGCCCTATCAAAAACGCACCAAAACGTGTACTTGTTGTGGGTGCATCCAGTGGCTACGGCTTATCTTCTCGTATTGCAGCTGCTTTCGGTGGTGGTGCGGCCACTATCGGTGTTTTCTTCGAAAAAGAAGGCTCAGAGAAGAAACCAGGCACCGCAGGTTTTTACAATGCAGCGGCATTTGAGAAACTAGCTCGTGAAGAAGGTTTGTACGCAAAAAGCTTAAACGGCGATGCGTTTTCTAACGAAGCAAAACAAAAAACAATCGACCTAATCAAAGAAGATTTGGGTCAAGTGGATATGGTTGTTTACTCTTTGGCTTCGCCTGTTCGTAAGTTACCAGAAACGGGCGAACTTATTCGCTCGGCGCTAAAACCTATTGGCCAAACTTACACCTCAACGGCGGTTGATACCAACAAAGACATCATTATTGAAGCCAGTGTGGAACCTGCAACTGAGCAGGAAATCCAAGACACGGTAACGGTTATGGGTGGTGAAGATTGGGAACTTTGGATCAATGCGCTAGCAGAAGCGGGTGTGCTGGCAGAAGGTTGCAAAACCGTTGCTTACAGCTACATCGGTACTGAATTAACCTGGCCTATCTACTGGGATGGTGCGCTGGGTAAAGCGAAGATGGATCTCGATCGTGCAGCGTCTGCACTGAACGAGAAACTCTCTGCAACTGGCGGTAGTGCAAATGTTGCAGTGCTTAAATCTGTTGTGACTCAAGCAAGTTCAGCGATTCCAGTGATGCCTCTGTATATCGCGATGGTCTTCAAAAAGATGCGTGAAGAAGGCGTTCACGAAGGTTGTATGGAACAGATCTACCGCATGTTTAGCCAGCGTCTGTATAAAGAAGATGGCAGTGCAGCAGAAGTGGATGAGAAGAACCGTCTTCGTCTTGACGATTGGGAATTGCGCGATGATATTCAAGAACATTGCCGCAACCTATGGCCACAAATCACCACTGAGAATCTAAAAGAGCTGACTGACTACGTTGAGTACAAAGAAGAGTTCTTGAAGCTATTTGGTTTCGGTATTGATGGCGTAGATTACGAAGCAGACGTTAACCCAGACGTTGCAACGGATTTTATTGCTATCTAG
- a CDS encoding lipocalin-like domain-containing protein, translated as MKWLAGKSNNLALMLIFLLAAMVTAAMGFYWSQSGTNEAQEYRLNNSLGIQDKTIFEPVLPNKKVSLPEDFKFHEQYQHEWWHYFATLQDEFGQFYTVQFSLIRIATDEREVSGWQNPQLYLANVVLTGKEKIWREQRVARGGIGQAGATNKPFRMWIDNWTWRSLGTTPFPGSLTIATDDFSLELATRTAGPFVLNGDKGYQLKHDLESVASFSISAPFLDVKGSMFLEGRRIEVTGNAWLQKEWGSNLFEEGQQGWDWFTFNLDNDKALSISRYRHQSRVPYIFGTLSTSSGKVIPLTEKDVTVYPILYTTLADGKRIPLQWAIEIPSQDIYVQTKAIQQEMWLPFLIPYWEGPINVAGSKSGRGFMQLTGY; from the coding sequence ATGAAGTGGTTAGCTGGAAAATCCAATAATCTTGCATTAATGCTCATTTTTCTTTTGGCGGCTATGGTGACAGCTGCGATGGGCTTTTATTGGTCTCAATCTGGCACCAATGAGGCGCAAGAATATCGACTGAACAACTCTTTGGGCATACAGGACAAAACGATCTTTGAACCTGTATTACCCAATAAAAAAGTCTCTTTGCCGGAAGATTTCAAATTTCATGAGCAATACCAGCATGAATGGTGGCACTATTTTGCAACGCTGCAAGACGAATTTGGTCAATTCTACACTGTCCAGTTTAGCCTGATCCGTATCGCGACTGATGAAAGAGAAGTCAGCGGTTGGCAAAACCCTCAGCTTTATCTTGCTAACGTTGTTTTGACGGGGAAAGAAAAGATCTGGCGGGAGCAGCGTGTGGCTCGAGGAGGGATAGGCCAAGCAGGGGCAACCAATAAACCCTTTCGTATGTGGATCGATAACTGGACATGGCGCTCGTTGGGGACAACACCGTTTCCAGGAAGTCTAACAATAGCAACCGATGATTTTTCGCTGGAGCTGGCGACGAGGACGGCTGGCCCCTTTGTTCTCAATGGTGATAAAGGCTATCAACTTAAACACGATCTCGAGTCGGTTGCGTCATTCAGCATTAGCGCTCCGTTTCTCGATGTAAAAGGCAGTATGTTCTTAGAAGGGCGTCGTATTGAAGTGACGGGCAATGCGTGGCTACAAAAAGAGTGGGGTAGCAATCTTTTCGAAGAAGGGCAGCAAGGGTGGGATTGGTTCACCTTCAACCTCGACAATGACAAGGCACTGAGCATCAGCCGTTACCGTCATCAAAGTCGAGTTCCCTATATTTTTGGTACGCTATCAACGTCGTCTGGCAAAGTCATACCGTTAACGGAAAAGGATGTGACGGTTTATCCGATCCTCTACACAACGCTGGCGGACGGGAAGCGCATTCCATTGCAATGGGCGATTGAAATTCCAAGTCAAGACATCTACGTGCAAACGAAAGCGATACAGCAAGAGATGTGGTTACCCTTTTTGATTCCCTATTGGGAAGGGCCAATTAATGTGGCCGGTAGCAAGTCCGGAAGAGGCTTTATGCAATTAACGGGTTATTAA
- the nhaA gene encoding Na+/H+ antiporter NhaA: protein MNDVIRDFFKMESAGGILLVIAAAIAMVLANSPLNESYQAILHTYVFGMSVSHWINDGLMAIFFLLIGLEVKRELLEGALKSRETAIFPAIAAVGGMLAPALIYVAFNGNDPEAIKGWAIPAATDIAFALGIMALLGKRVPVSLKVFLLALAIIDDLGVVVIIALFYSGDLSTLALTVGFAMTGVLFMLNAKNVTKLIWYIVVGFILWVAVLKSGVHATLAGVVIGFSIPLQGKKGEHSPLKHMEHALHPYVAFANAGISLEGVSLSGLTSMLPLGIALGLLVGKPLGIFTFSWAAVKFGVAKLPDGVNFKHIFAVSVLCGIGFTMSIFISSLAFGSANPDFDTYSRLGILMGSTTAAVLGYFLLHVSLPKTAAESEKAIS, encoded by the coding sequence ATGAACGATGTCATTCGTGACTTTTTCAAAATGGAATCTGCTGGTGGCATTTTGCTTGTGATCGCCGCCGCGATCGCAATGGTGCTTGCAAACTCGCCTCTCAATGAAAGTTACCAAGCGATTTTGCATACTTATGTATTTGGTATGTCAGTATCTCATTGGATCAATGATGGCCTAATGGCCATTTTCTTCTTGCTTATCGGCTTGGAAGTTAAGCGTGAATTATTAGAAGGTGCATTGAAATCGCGTGAAACTGCGATCTTCCCAGCGATTGCCGCGGTGGGGGGAATGTTGGCACCAGCGCTTATCTATGTTGCTTTTAATGGAAACGATCCGGAAGCGATTAAAGGTTGGGCAATTCCAGCAGCGACCGATATTGCATTTGCGTTGGGTATCATGGCGCTGCTAGGTAAGCGCGTTCCTGTCAGTCTTAAAGTGTTCCTTTTGGCATTAGCGATCATCGATGACTTGGGCGTCGTTGTGATTATTGCACTCTTCTACAGTGGTGATTTGTCGACGCTTGCGTTGACGGTTGGATTCGCGATGACGGGTGTCTTGTTCATGCTAAACGCTAAGAATGTGACAAAGTTAATTTGGTATATCGTTGTCGGCTTTATCTTGTGGGTTGCGGTACTGAAATCTGGAGTCCATGCGACTTTGGCAGGTGTTGTGATTGGCTTCTCTATCCCATTACAGGGTAAAAAAGGTGAGCACTCTCCGTTGAAACACATGGAACATGCGCTTCACCCATATGTTGCCTTTGCTAACGCTGGTATCTCGCTTGAAGGGGTGTCTCTTTCTGGCTTGACTTCCATGTTGCCGCTAGGTATTGCGCTAGGGCTATTGGTTGGTAAACCACTGGGTATCTTTACGTTTAGCTGGGCAGCGGTGAAGTTTGGTGTGGCTAAATTGCCTGACGGTGTGAACTTCAAGCATATCTTTGCCGTGTCAGTGCTCTGTGGTATCGGTTTTACCATGTCGATCTTTATTTCATCGTTGGCGTTTGGTAGTGCAAATCCAGACTTCGATACTTATTCACGACTAGGTATCTTGATGGGATCAACGACAGCGGCTGTGCTTGGTTATTTCCTACTGCATGTATCGCTGCCAAAAACAGCGGCGGAAAGTGAGAAAGCAATCAGCTAA
- a CDS encoding ABC transporter permease, whose translation MLWPVVKALLGHYRRYPLQILLVWLGLTLGVSLLVGVTAINHHAQESYQNGEKLFNNPLPYRIRPKHSANKIPQGFYIQLRRAGFQQCTPFDMHHIKTADGMGLTLIGMDPVAMLQLEKETSLNRATSLALMNPPYPILISQDLAEHMAWQDGDFIALEDGSQLGPLRVDREQRLNGSRMVADISLLRMLKRSSGLSVIACAEMPPEKLEHLKRYLPNGLTLVRNSQDELESLTKAFHLNLTAMGMLSFLVGLFIFYQAMSLSLIQRQPLVGILRQTGVTGMQLAKALLLELTILVLVAWACGNVLGLFLANELIPAVSASLGDLYDANVGLSIGWSWESSLYSLLLAVLGALISCLWPLIRLLKSQPIRLSAKLSLVRFAGKEFAWQALAACGFAVAAIAVYQAPKTPESGFTIIALMLMSVALFMPFLMWKVFNSFSYTLRWVNLRWFFADMAASMSYRGVAMMAFMLALAANIGVETMVGSFRDTTDKWLTQRLAADLYIYPTNNSAARLSNWLEAQPEVDEVWWRWEKELADERDIVQVVSTGPSDGELEALTVKLGVPNYWYHLHHSKSVMISESMALKLDIRPGDYLDLAAPLGGGWLVVGVYYDYGNPYNQVLLSHRNWLYAFAGSGNVGLGVLLKDNVNGEGLKHRLENIFRLTSERVFDNNNIYSQAMRVFDHTFAIADTLGNITLVIAVFGLFFATLAGEMSRQKNISILRCLGVSGKELIILGGLQLFVFGVISALIAVPLGMALATLVVDIVIKQSFGWSLQLQIDVIEYGETILWAMIAIMLAGALPVIRLVKNTPMKSLRDSF comes from the coding sequence ATGTTATGGCCCGTAGTTAAGGCACTACTCGGTCACTACAGACGTTACCCGCTACAAATTTTATTGGTGTGGCTTGGCCTCACGTTAGGTGTGTCTTTATTGGTTGGCGTCACAGCTATTAACCATCATGCGCAAGAAAGCTATCAAAACGGCGAGAAACTCTTCAATAACCCTTTGCCATATCGCATTCGCCCAAAGCACAGCGCCAATAAGATTCCCCAAGGTTTTTATATTCAATTACGCCGAGCCGGTTTTCAGCAATGTACGCCATTTGATATGCACCATATCAAAACGGCAGATGGTATGGGGCTGACGTTGATCGGTATGGATCCGGTTGCCATGCTGCAGTTGGAGAAAGAGACCTCTTTAAATCGTGCCACTTCACTGGCGTTAATGAATCCACCTTATCCCATTCTTATTAGCCAAGATCTTGCTGAACACATGGCATGGCAAGATGGCGATTTTATTGCTTTAGAAGATGGCAGCCAGTTGGGGCCTTTACGTGTTGACCGTGAACAACGCTTAAATGGCAGCCGTATGGTCGCTGACATTTCATTGTTGCGCATGCTAAAACGCAGCTCTGGTTTATCGGTGATCGCTTGCGCAGAAATGCCACCAGAGAAGCTAGAGCATCTTAAACGTTATTTGCCCAATGGTTTGACGCTGGTTCGAAACAGCCAAGATGAACTGGAATCATTGACCAAAGCATTTCACCTTAATCTGACCGCGATGGGGATGCTTTCTTTCCTCGTTGGCTTATTTATTTTCTATCAAGCGATGTCGTTATCGCTTATCCAGCGTCAGCCGCTTGTGGGTATTTTGCGACAAACGGGTGTGACTGGCATGCAGTTAGCCAAAGCTTTATTGCTCGAGCTGACCATTTTGGTCTTAGTTGCTTGGGCTTGCGGAAATGTTTTAGGGCTGTTTTTGGCAAATGAATTGATCCCTGCTGTTTCTGCGAGTTTAGGGGATTTGTACGATGCTAACGTGGGCTTGTCGATTGGTTGGAGCTGGGAGTCGAGCTTATACAGCTTGCTTCTGGCGGTACTTGGCGCATTAATATCGTGCTTGTGGCCGCTCATTCGCTTGTTGAAATCTCAGCCCATTCGTCTGTCCGCTAAGTTATCGTTGGTGCGTTTTGCAGGCAAAGAGTTCGCTTGGCAAGCTCTCGCTGCTTGTGGTTTCGCCGTAGCGGCGATTGCCGTTTATCAAGCACCGAAGACACCAGAATCGGGCTTTACAATCATTGCACTGATGTTGATGAGTGTGGCGCTGTTCATGCCTTTTTTAATGTGGAAGGTATTTAACAGCTTCTCTTATACTTTGCGCTGGGTGAATTTACGTTGGTTTTTCGCCGATATGGCTGCCAGTATGAGTTATCGTGGTGTCGCTATGATGGCGTTTATGTTGGCGTTGGCGGCCAACATTGGCGTCGAAACCATGGTCGGCAGTTTTAGAGACACCACCGATAAGTGGTTAACTCAGCGTTTAGCTGCGGATCTTTACATTTATCCAACCAACAATTCCGCGGCGAGGTTGAGTAACTGGCTTGAAGCCCAACCGGAAGTGGATGAAGTTTGGTGGCGTTGGGAGAAAGAACTGGCGGATGAGCGTGATATCGTTCAAGTGGTCAGTACTGGCCCAAGCGACGGCGAATTGGAAGCACTAACCGTAAAATTGGGTGTGCCTAATTATTGGTATCATTTACATCACAGTAAAAGCGTCATGATCAGTGAATCGATGGCGTTAAAACTTGATATCAGACCCGGCGATTATCTTGATCTCGCTGCGCCATTAGGTGGAGGGTGGCTGGTCGTTGGGGTGTATTACGATTACGGCAATCCTTACAATCAAGTGCTGCTGTCTCATCGCAACTGGCTGTATGCATTTGCAGGCTCTGGCAACGTGGGCTTAGGCGTGTTGCTTAAAGACAACGTCAATGGCGAGGGCCTCAAGCATCGCTTGGAAAACATCTTTAGACTGACGTCTGAACGAGTGTTTGATAACAACAACATTTATAGTCAAGCGATGCGAGTCTTTGATCATACCTTTGCTATTGCCGATACCTTAGGAAATATCACACTGGTGATCGCCGTGTTTGGCCTTTTCTTCGCGACGTTAGCCGGAGAGATGAGCCGTCAAAAGAATATTTCTATTTTGAGATGTCTGGGTGTTTCGGGTAAAGAACTCATCATCCTTGGTGGTTTACAGCTATTTGTGTTCGGCGTGATTTCCGCCCTTATCGCGGTTCCACTCGGTATGGCGCTTGCCACGTTGGTGGTGGATATAGTGATTAAGCAGTCGTTTGGTTGGTCTTTGCAATTGCAAATTGATGTAATTGAGTATGGAGAGACCATTCTTTGGGCGATGATCGCGATTATGCTTGCTGGTGCATTACCCGTTATCCGTCTGGTTAAGAACACGCCAATGAAATCATTAAGGGATTCATTCTAG
- a CDS encoding ABC transporter ATP-binding protein, which produces MLQLSDLCKGYVDGGEFHPVLQGAELSLKQGEQLALMGESGSGKSTLLNLISGLDIVDSGEIMFPGFAMNDAPEHLRTAYRRNNIGHIFQQFNLLPTLNIADNIRFCRQLKGLPDDKGLWRQILSALDLMPLLGRYPEEVSGGQQQRAAIARALYMEPKLLLADEPTGSLDERNAEAVMRLLTSLTRQLNCTLLLVTHSEKVAKHMEGMIRLQGGQLHVMARS; this is translated from the coding sequence ATGCTACAACTTTCAGACCTATGTAAAGGCTATGTGGATGGAGGCGAGTTTCATCCCGTACTACAAGGTGCTGAATTGTCCCTAAAGCAAGGGGAACAACTTGCTTTGATGGGGGAAAGTGGCTCAGGTAAAAGCACTTTGTTGAATTTGATTTCCGGTCTCGACATTGTTGATTCTGGCGAAATTATGTTTCCGGGATTTGCTATGAACGATGCTCCAGAGCATCTTCGAACTGCCTACCGCCGAAATAATATTGGGCATATTTTCCAGCAATTCAACCTGTTGCCAACACTCAATATTGCCGACAATATTCGTTTTTGCCGCCAATTAAAGGGCCTTCCTGATGATAAGGGGTTGTGGCGCCAAATTTTATCGGCTTTGGATCTCATGCCGCTTCTTGGGCGCTATCCGGAAGAAGTGTCTGGGGGACAACAGCAGAGAGCGGCCATTGCTCGTGCGTTGTATATGGAACCCAAATTGCTGTTGGCGGATGAACCGACAGGCAGCCTTGATGAACGCAATGCCGAAGCGGTTATGCGCTTACTCACCTCGCTTACCCGTCAGCTAAACTGCACCTTATTGTTGGTCACGCACAGTGAAAAAGTGGCCAAACACATGGAAGGGATGATTCGTCTGCAAGGGGGGCAACTGCATGTTATGGCCCGTAGTTAA
- a CDS encoding TetR/AcrR family transcriptional regulator → MAPRSSTKEKILDVAEGLFAEYGFNDTSLRTITGKAGVNLASVNYHFGDKKTLVRAVLNRYLEALMPAVKQSLTQLNSQECYTMDEVFESLRLPLRELNDVRPNGTSLFMLLIGRGYTDVQGHLRWFITTRYAEVLELFIASILKANPALTEEKLFWRLHFTLGTCVFTMASSQALVEIADSKFNQQTDVKSVVDLLIPYLSAGMSAE, encoded by the coding sequence ATGGCTCCAAGAAGCAGTACAAAAGAAAAAATCCTTGATGTAGCCGAAGGTTTATTTGCGGAATACGGTTTTAATGACACGTCGTTGCGCACCATAACGGGTAAAGCAGGCGTTAATCTTGCGTCCGTGAATTACCATTTTGGCGATAAGAAAACCTTAGTTCGTGCAGTACTGAACCGTTACTTGGAGGCTCTGATGCCTGCGGTAAAGCAATCCCTGACGCAGCTCAACAGTCAGGAGTGCTATACGATGGATGAAGTGTTTGAGTCGCTTCGATTGCCGCTGAGAGAGCTCAATGATGTCAGGCCCAATGGCACCAGCCTTTTCATGCTTCTCATTGGTCGAGGCTATACCGATGTGCAGGGCCATCTAAGATGGTTTATCACGACACGTTATGCCGAGGTGCTGGAGCTTTTTATCGCCTCCATCCTAAAAGCCAACCCAGCGTTGACGGAAGAAAAACTATTCTGGCGTTTGCACTTCACTTTAGGCACGTGTGTTTTCACCATGGCTTCTAGCCAAGCGTTGGTGGAAATTGCAGACAGTAAATTTAATCAACAGACCGACGTGAAATCTGTCGTTGATCTATTGATTCCCTATCTCTCAGCCGGCATGTCCGCTGAGTAG
- a CDS encoding acyl-CoA dehydrogenase gives MCSLRKKWVSDPAFKMFKKVLPPLSETEKEAMEAGSVWWDAELFSGKPDFSKLHHYPKPTLSAEEQAFIDNELETLLEMLDDHKIVKEDRDLPKEVWEYLRKERFFSLIISKKYGGRQFSALANSTIVTKIATRSISTAVTVMVPNSLGPGELLSHYGTQAQKDYWLPRLADGTDIPCFALTGPEAGSDAGGIPDQGVVCYGMHEGKEVLGIRLSWNKRYITLAPVATVLGLAFKLQDPDHLLGDKTDVGITCALIPADHEGVVIGERHDPLGLAFMNGPTRGHDVFIPMDWLIGGADYAGKGWRMLVECLSAGRGISLPALGTAIGHLTTRTTGAYAYVRKQFGMSIGKFEGVAEAMGRIGGLTYLLEATRTLTTTSLDLKEKPGIVTAIAKYHMTEMARTILDDSMDIHSGRAIQDGPMNYLATHYLGIPVAITVEGANILTRNLMIFGQGATRCHPYVLKEMEAAANPDAKEGAKQFDELLFKHIKHATFNTLGALGAALTGSRFVKAQMSGPTQRYYKDMTRLSRALAVSADFAMLTLGGELKRKEMISARLGDGLSYLYMASAALKKYEDEGRQQSDLNFVHYAVQHCLHHAAKSLNEAYANFPVKYVGGVLKGLLFPLGNHFAKPSDELCVDIAEAMMTPGVQRDRLTNLCYIGKEKDDSVGLMEQAFLAMYDIKPLERKLMKAAKDGKVARKGLLAERLQQALDADVLTQREVDKILAADKLRYQAIQVDHFSFDFSKTLTNAPEKKKKLTSAA, from the coding sequence ATGTGCTCTCTAAGAAAAAAATGGGTCAGCGACCCTGCATTTAAAATGTTCAAAAAAGTACTTCCTCCTTTGTCTGAAACAGAGAAGGAAGCAATGGAAGCGGGAAGTGTTTGGTGGGACGCGGAGCTGTTTTCTGGGAAGCCAGATTTCTCCAAACTGCATCATTATCCGAAACCGACCTTGTCGGCTGAAGAGCAAGCTTTCATTGATAACGAGCTAGAAACACTGCTTGAAATGCTTGATGATCATAAGATCGTGAAAGAAGATCGTGATTTACCGAAAGAGGTGTGGGAATACTTACGTAAAGAGCGTTTTTTCTCACTGATCATTTCGAAGAAATATGGTGGCCGTCAGTTTTCCGCACTGGCGAACTCAACCATAGTAACCAAAATTGCGACACGCAGTATCAGTACCGCCGTGACGGTTATGGTACCGAACTCATTAGGCCCTGGTGAGCTCCTTTCTCACTACGGTACACAGGCACAAAAAGATTACTGGTTACCTCGTCTTGCCGATGGTACAGACATTCCTTGTTTTGCATTGACGGGTCCAGAAGCTGGCTCGGATGCTGGTGGCATTCCCGATCAAGGCGTGGTTTGCTATGGCATGCATGAAGGCAAAGAAGTTCTTGGTATTCGTTTGAGTTGGAACAAGCGTTACATCACACTCGCCCCTGTCGCGACCGTACTTGGTCTCGCATTTAAACTTCAAGACCCTGATCATCTGTTGGGTGATAAAACCGATGTTGGGATTACTTGTGCCTTGATTCCAGCCGATCATGAAGGTGTGGTGATTGGTGAGCGTCACGATCCTCTAGGTCTGGCGTTTATGAACGGCCCAACTCGTGGCCACGATGTGTTCATCCCGATGGACTGGCTGATTGGTGGTGCGGATTACGCAGGTAAAGGCTGGCGCATGCTGGTGGAGTGTTTATCAGCTGGGCGTGGTATTTCACTTCCTGCGCTTGGCACGGCCATTGGTCATTTGACCACGCGCACAACGGGGGCATATGCCTATGTGCGTAAGCAATTTGGCATGTCTATCGGTAAGTTTGAAGGCGTTGCAGAAGCGATGGGACGAATTGGCGGTTTGACCTACTTATTGGAAGCCACTCGTACTTTGACCACAACATCACTCGATCTGAAGGAAAAACCTGGGATCGTAACCGCTATTGCTAAGTATCATATGACGGAGATGGCGAGAACGATTCTTGATGACTCTATGGATATTCACTCTGGCCGTGCGATTCAAGATGGTCCGATGAACTACCTAGCGACCCATTATCTTGGTATTCCAGTGGCGATTACGGTCGAAGGAGCTAACATCCTCACTCGTAACCTAATGATATTTGGTCAGGGTGCAACGCGATGCCATCCATACGTTTTGAAAGAAATGGAAGCCGCAGCGAACCCAGATGCCAAAGAAGGTGCGAAACAATTTGACGAGTTGCTGTTTAAGCACATTAAGCACGCCACGTTCAATACTCTCGGCGCTTTAGGTGCAGCGCTTACAGGCTCACGCTTTGTAAAAGCGCAAATGAGCGGCCCAACGCAACGTTACTATAAAGACATGACTCGTCTGAGTCGCGCCTTGGCGGTCAGTGCCGATTTTGCCATGTTAACGCTAGGCGGTGAACTTAAGCGCAAAGAGATGATTTCTGCACGCTTGGGTGATGGCCTTAGTTATCTCTACATGGCCTCTGCGGCATTGAAAAAATATGAAGATGAAGGTCGTCAACAATCGGATCTCAACTTCGTTCATTACGCAGTGCAGCACTGTTTGCATCACGCAGCGAAATCGTTGAACGAAGCCTATGCTAACTTCCCGGTGAAATATGTCGGCGGCGTACTCAAAGGGCTGCTATTCCCACTAGGTAATCACTTTGCCAAACCAAGCGATGAACTCTGTGTGGACATTGCGGAAGCGATGATGACCCCTGGCGTGCAGCGCGACCGATTGACTAACTTGTGTTACATCGGCAAAGAGAAAGACGACAGTGTTGGTTTGATGGAGCAAGCATTCCTAGCGATGTACGACATCAAACCGCTAGAGCGTAAGCTGATGAAAGCGGCAAAAGATGGCAAAGTGGCCCGTAAAGGCTTGCTGGCTGAGCGTCTGCAACAAGCGCTAGACGCCGATGTGCTAACGCAACGTGAAGTAGATAAAATCTTAGCCGCGGATAAGCTGCGTTACCAAGCGATCCAAGTGGATCACTTCAGCTTTGACTTCTCAAAGACGCTCACCAATGCGCCTGAGAAAAAAAAGAAGCTAACCAGCGCGGCGTAG